The Notolabrus celidotus isolate fNotCel1 chromosome 19, fNotCel1.pri, whole genome shotgun sequence DNA window aaacgtgtttatttctgctgtaaagatcggcttttttgaatgggtgtgtatgtggtttccggtacttccggagccatcctcaagtggacactcaagaaactgcagtttttaacacttcctcattggcttcaattgtcgcggccggaggttgccgcttgacaaCACCACTCCGCTGACATCACTGCCTCATACTAAAGAACAACAAAATACTTAATTTTGAGAGTTTCAAGCATTTATGTAGTCTTAAGCTAgctttcaaatgtttcagcaaTTTAGCCCCTGAATTTCTTTGCAAATACGGACAAGGACAGGGTAGTAACAGAGAAACAAGGAGAATGCTGAATGGAAACTTAACCAAACAACATCTTGAGAGTACAATAAGACAATCAGCTGTCTCTTTAGATGGCTGTTCACTCTGGAACAACTTACAAGCTGGAGTAAAATGTATCAGAACTATTACATCTTTCTCAATAGGTGTTGGCGGAAAGCAAACCTGATATGGTATATAGAAtgtgtattttatattatattagcTTTATAATATGCTTTATTATTGTCTAAATATCTGTAGCTACATGTGATTTCATGATATTGAATGTTGTATATTTAATTATACTTGGGACAAGAGTTGAAAATTAAAGTAAACTATAAACTCTGTGCAATATCAGAATAAAATCTGTTTCATGCTTTGTATTGGAACCATGTTAAATTACATCATCTCAATCCATCAATTAATTCAAcccatttcattttgtttatagCTACATAGATCCGTACAGACATGGTGATTTAAGGATATTCAGTTGAGGATGCATCGCCAGTGTTTCCCACAACCTGGGCGGCCCGCCAAAGTATATTTGCCAACCATTTAAGCATGTTCCTATTTTTATCCATATATGATTGCCATCCGATATAACTAGTGGAATATCTCTCTCTCGCTACCCGTTGTGTATGTGTCACAAGTACTGCCTCAACACCTGCTCTGCAGATAaacggcagagagagagatgtaactCACAGCGTAAACAGCgcttttgttttttcagagaTAATATATGGAACATTTTTTACTGTTGTTTGGTCTTCATTTACTTTTGTAGCTTTACAATCCAGTGGTAATATTTTTTAgcagctttcaaaataaaagcatgtttgttgTCAAATACAGTAACCTTGGCTTAAGGCAGTAAAAAAAGGCAACATAAAAGCATATAACAGTTATAAAGAAATATCTTCTCTTAAGACTGGAAATTAACTTGATtacttttaacattaaaaaaatgaagaggtAGCCAGATCACTCATACAAAAGTTAATCCATGTAGGGGTATAGACTGAGTTTGGATAAAGATTGTTGCTTGTTTCTGATTTGTCAAAACTCCTTGACAAGGCCTTGAGGATGTTTATTAACTTTCgccaacatgagcaacaccagaggcagaCTGATTAtacatcatgcaaaatcaatctgtggaaaagagttccggcacattttgcctctgcttgttgacaccatagaccgtaaggttaGGGAAATCCGCTAGCTTCCGTTCGCATCATAACAATGTAGCTAAAAAGTTAGTTTCGTtcgagcggcaacctccagtctcaaaatattaagcccatgaggaagtgtgataaactgcagttcattgagtgtccgcttgaggctggctgctgaaacaccggacaccacatacaatttttttttttaaaaagccgatctttactgcagaaataaacatgtttacagcctggttccaaaaacagcttcggtctgaatagctaatttctccatcggcacacactgttcggggggtgaatctttttgtaaggcgacagttcagaagatattaagattatgagttttgctcaaataaggacatgacagaattgactgacaggcggggacaatgtagctgttggctaggaggctcaaagtccacctctttacctcacactagcttaacagaagttaggttgcgttcaacatttccaacatgacTCCCGCTGATaattggctttaaaaacagctctcagaaacagatgggtgacgtcacggatactacgtccattaattatacagtctatggtttcggttagcatgctagaTCAGCAGTCTATACAACATGGATATGGATAtatacatattggatcctgtccagcaatactAGCAATGGCAGCAGAACAAGTGAGTGAAACTTTAGGTTACTGGTCACTACAAAGAAACGAACTATGACCAGTGGTGacgatagcagcagggttcaaacttgtgacatttgcttctatatttttaaaggtgctcagaagagaaggagagctgaatgaggacagtttcatgttaaattgacCACAACATGTAGATAGGAATCCATCGCCATAAGAataaaattatgttttaattcatgtttttaagccaacatgtttgtgtttgaagctAGCAGCCAGGTATTAAGCGGGTGCATGGTTAGGAGTCAGggtttcccataactacctgctaaccacacattatcccttacacgGTATCATAATGCTTTCTTTCTGATTTCCAGCTTTGGGAATAAGTTCCAAAGTTAACAACAAAGTCATCAGGATGTCAAACATCCAGCTCTGGATGCTCTTTCCGTCGTGATTACTACAATTAGGCAGTTCAGTCATTTTTTTGTGCGTCTTCATGTCCGCTTACTGATTACAACAATTATCACTGTCAcagtcaaaagcagcactaagtGGTGTGAAGCCCGACATCTTAAGGATACACAGCTGTGACATCAGATACTCATTAAGAATCTAGTTCACAGCAAATGGAGCAGCAGTGTAATCTAATGAGAAGACACCTTTACACTGTGTCTGACTTCTTACATCACACCTTATAACCTCATGGGAAATTACAGGATATGTTCCAAATTTAATCTCACTcgtttctcattttgtctttaaagctGAAGCCCCGAAGACAGTTTTGATCGGGGATGAACAGACAAGAATGGAGGAGTAGTTATCCAGCAGTCAGCATTTCAGGACCCTTTGATGCTTTCTATGAACAAAATTGAAACCTATCTTCCCTCAGGTTGGCTTTCAGTGGGTGAATTAAAAGGCGACATTTATTAGATATAGGTTTATTACACATCATTTAACACATGATTAATGAAGAAATGGGAAACAGTCTCAGAATGAGCTACAATTAAAAACTTTGACACATGCTGCAGGTggtcagagagagagtgggagagaaagATCATCAAGTTTGTATCTCCCTGTTAATGCACTGACTGAAATGCGAAGTCTCATGTTTAAATGAACTTTCTCATACCgacattttaaaagttatgtGCACATTCTGCACTATTCAATCTAGATTGTTGCAAAACTCTGTCATTAACAAGCCTCATCCATGTGTGGATCACCTGTTATGATAAGGAGATAGCtagtgatagatagatagacataTTAAAAACGAGTTATGCTATGTTACGTAGGTGTGGGTGGGTTGTAGATGGCAGGATGGGACACACGACTGTGTAATAGCTGATAAAAAAATCTATGGTTAGCTTtagctttgagaaaaaaaatcacttttctGGTGGTTAGCTTATAGCAGACACCACATACATAGCATAACTAGGTCACAATTAGAAGTACTCACTGGCACTGGAGGGGGAACTTGCAAAGTGATGTCATCAGTGTCCAGAGGCGAGTCCAACCACAGCCTTTCGTCTGATGACTGACTGTCTGGATAGCCTTTTCTTTTACCTGGCTGGGACAGCTGACTCTTAGGCCTCCTGGGTATACTCTCCATGTCTTGGTTGTCACCATTCTGCGGTCACAGAACTCAATGTTAGAGTGGGAATCACAACactttaaagagatttgtttgTGTTAATATTTACAGGTTGAAACGTGAGACAGATCTCACCTTGTCTGTAGAGTACTTCCACAGCTCTACACTCTCCATGCTGTTTCTCTTGGTGAATTTTGGTCTCGCtcctacagaaaaaaaatacacaagtaAATAAACATTACTAAGTAGTAAAATATTTCACAACTGTTGAGCTAAACTCAAATCAAGCTTGCAAagctctctttgtctcttctgTGCTGCAGCCAGTCATATCGGTGCTGGTCTCATGATGTTCAGTGTGGATACGTGGTTTAGTCAGACAACCAAGCAAACAATCTGAATAAGAGTCTGTTTGCCTTCTCTGCACTGGAGAGGGAAATGTAGGACATGGGTGTGAGTATCTAGCCCTGGAGGAGAGATCGTGAccacaaacatcacactaaAGCTCGCCTGACTGTACAGATACACTATGTTGTATACGTTTCACATGGTCCCTATACAGAGAGACAAGTATTATCTACAGTAATCACTACTTTGGTTCTTCAGGATCATTTTAAGAACAGACTTTGCTTGTGAAACAAATCTTCCATTGATGAGGAGCAAAGACCTTCATCTTCTTAAATGTACTCCAAAATTGCTCCCACTCTTTGGACATGCTCACATTTAGCCTCAGCTCAGACATAACACGGACATGGTTGGTCTGTGATGTCTCACTCAGGttggtttaacatttaaatggcCACCTTGTGTACACAAACAGTATTTCAGTCAGTTTGCTAAAGACCACATGCTAATTTCATCAAACACAGTTAAAGAGCTACATTTTAAACACTCAAAGTCTATTATTTGAAGTTTAAAGATGACGGATACACATTTACATAACCTCTGAGTCAAgttattttatattaataaaTACTCATGATGTATTAGGATTATTGGAGTGATTTATGGCTGTAATTTAGTCTCTATTTCTGTCAGAGAAGAGGGCACATGCAGCTCAAACTCAGTTTACCCTAACCACAGTTTGCAAAGTGCAAACAGACAGGCaacgtaaaaataaaatacatgtacaTAAATGAAGGCACACCCAAGGAAACACAGCAACTTCCTCACGATATAAAGTAATCGAGTTACCTAAGAAGACAGCAATAACCCAGAATGAATGCTCGAAAACTCAACTTCATTTAGTTAACGTTTAAATTCACAGTAAAGGGGAAATAATTTCTTCTTGTGCTCCCCAGCATGGATATATATCAAAAAttctataaatacatttttatgagTAAATCTTTAACTTAAGCACATTTTAGAAGTGTGATTAAATAATTACTCTATAGCTAAGTAATTCCTCCATCAGGGACATTTACTGTATGTTTCCAAGATAGCATCAAAACCTTTTATATGATAACCAATATGCCCTACTAATGAATTAAAACATACTATTAAAAAAGCTTTTGAAATTACAGTTGTGGGATAAAAGCTCTTCATTAGCACCGCCGCACAAAAAACCTCCACTTCCACTTGAACTGACAATTGAAATTACCCTGACACTGCTTCTAACCCCCATTATCTGAACAACTGTAAATGATGGAAAAACAGTGACAATATGTTCTAACTACATAGTTATAATATGAGGCCTCAGAATcattccattaaaaacattcaacagagTATGTGACAAGCATATGtagtattcacacatgcaccacactgcagacatttttccaaaataTTCAGGgcgggctgcatgtgtgaacgcaaataGCTGAATTTTTCACCGTGACATTTTCCTGCAATCCCCAAGTACAATTATTTCAAGAGGTTTAAATGAGCGAGTAAAAGTTAGGAAAATTCAGAGTGTGTAAGCGTTgcaatttattttacaaataacAAAGCTGCTTCATACTTTCCCACTCATTCATTGAAaccacaaaaatatatttttctattcATTTCTTGCGTTTTCTTGCGTTTTAGTTctgtaagattttttttcttttactcctTTACTTTCTTTATCTCCTGCAATTTGATCTTGCCCCCTTGTAAACTGccttttccctcttttctccctctcctttttcCTTGTATCAATAAGGGCTCTCTTCCAAGTTTAAAACCAACAAGCCTGCACATTCAAGAACAATCCTCCCATTCAGCTAATCAGTGTAAATCAACATAGGTGTGTAAACCACTACTGACAATGACCCTGGTGAAATCCTGAGTAGGTTGTAACATGTCTGCTATTTCTAAAAGATGGGGCCCGATAGAGGGGTCCTCCACCTGAGTGCTTATCTTTTTTATAAGGGCACAACGGGGGGTCTTGAGTGTGTTTCAAATttagaaaatatgtttattttgggGGACACATCTACTTTGTTTCTTGCTAAGTGTTAGATGCAACTTTCATGTTGTATGAAGCTCTGCTGAACAGCTGCTAGCTTGGTGTtgtttaaagacaacaaaatatGCCTCACAGCTTCAAATTAGCGCAGAATATTCACATTACAAAGGtcaagatatatatttttttgtcaccTTGCATCTCAAACTCTGAACTAGAGGGTGAAAGGTCACTCTCATTGACTCCAAGAGCCTCCATCAGCTGCTCCACATTCATTCTGGCTGTCAGCTCCCCATGTCTGTCTCCAATCTGAGAAGTAAGACAAAGACACAGGGATAAAGTGACAAACTCAGACATGTGGATCAAATATAAAACCCGTAACCTTTCTTTAAAAGTActcttaaaaaaatgtctcactTCCTTAGAGATGTCCAAGTGCTTCCGGGAATAATGAAGAGCTTGTTTGTGGTTCCCTAAAGACACATAGGCATTTCCCAGACTCCAGCAGGCACGACCCTCACCAACTCTAATGAGACACAAATCACACAGACAAATGTTCATCAGATATATTCCTATACTCATGCATGTTTATGTCAAAGGAGAATGTTTGTTCTACCTATCAGTGAGCTCCTGGGCGATGTACAGGTGTTTCAGGTGATAGTCTATGGCCCTCTCATACTGCTGCAAAAGGGTGTAGGTGTTTCCGAGGCTGTAACAGGCCTGAGCCTCCATCACCTGATCCCTTAGCTGCCTGGACAGTTGTAAAGTTTTCCTGTAGTAAAGGAAACCCAGAGAAAGTGAGTGAAGGGAAAGAGAAGGGAAAAAGTGGAATAAGAACAATAGAAGAGAACAGGTGAATACAGTTTGAAGGATAAAAgagaaggttaaaaaaaaaagcatattttTAAGAATATTCAGAGCATGCAtcacttttcattttctccACTAGATGTCAGGCTCCTCTTTTCTCACCTGTAGTGTTCTGTTGCTGTGCTAAACTGGCCTAGGAATATCAGGGCATTGCCAAGGTTACTGTAGGCTCGCCGTTCTGCAGCTTTGTCCCCAAATTCTTTGGCTATGGATAATCGCTGcaaacaaaagaagacaaagatcACACATAATAACACGTGGTTTTTAATTAGCCTCTGGAATTGCCTCGGtttgaagacagaaaaaaataaagcgcATGTTTAATTTGCAAGCTCTTTCTTGCCACCCTACTGCATGAATAAAAAGTGCTGCTGCAGCAGTGGAGCACCAAATCTTATTCCCTTCATAGCAGTGTGCTCCCCTACATTACACACTGGTTTATAATGAGACAGAGGCAAAGGAGCAGCCTCTCCCATGAGGAAACAAGTTGTTTCATGATCTAAAGTGACAAGAATTGTAGGAAGAGAGAGCGCCTTAGGCTACGTTTGCCAGTGATTCACCAAGAAACTAATTTccgcacttttttttttctgagtccCTGCACACtgagctttttttattttactgtactgGGGAAAAGAGGATGAGCTATGTGTGCTAGTAAACTGAAAGAAAATCAAGATTTGATCAAACATGTATTATCTTTGGCTCTCTTCATGTCTCTACACTCTCCGTTGTCCCTTCTGCTCTTCCTATTTTGCATGTAAAATTTGTGCAAACTAAAGTCTGTGCTATCCAAACTAGTTGAGATGTTTTTTATAACCAAATGCTTATAACCTGCTTCTCCACTGAAATCCCATATTTGAATCACTCTGTGTGCTTCTCATACTGTGTGTGCTCAtaaaaacctggtgcaattttatcgtGCACTAACTTGTCTGACTATCAattcataagatagaagtgtagaagtgtacatagtgtttatatctgtaatatttgctatattttatttgatcttattttttactgttttatttgctctttatttattatgattatgattattattattttattttaactatgtaagtacattgttgtactCTCCTGgcccatgttgtaagctgctggagcAAAAACAATTTCCCCCaattgggatcaataaagtacatcttatcttatctcatctcttATGACTGATGGTTCAGTCCGACTGAACCTAAAAGCTCACATCGTTCAAACATGTTCGATCAAATTGTCAGTGAACCACTTGTTTGCCTGTGGCCTGCCCATGACAGACCGACACCCAAGAAGGGAAATATGATGACAACAACTCCCTGCAGATGTTTTCATGTGGCACTGTGGCTTCAGGGCGGACCTTTATAAGATCCCTGACTGAGATTTAAGGGCCACACAACATGTGCAGGAGCCACCAAAACGCCCTAAACCACACTGTGATGTGTATGTAAATGGTCTGGACCAGTTAAACCaaacatatactgtacataaatTAGAAAGACATGTTCACATCATATTCATGAAACCTGAGCTGAATAAGAAGAGGTAAGAATTATACTTCCGTTCTATTAAGCACACTGGAAGGGGATATCATGGCAAGCTTCAAATTTTCTGAATAGCTACAAGGTCGACGGCCTACAGTGGAaaagtctgctgctctgttgcTCTGGTGACACAAGGTCACTGCTCTATTCAGGAGCTACAGCAGGGCGGATAACTCTCTTTTCTATGCGCCAGTGATATTACAAGGATGCAGGCAAATGTTTTGAATTTCTCACCTGTCGGTGAAACTTGATAGCTTCAACAAAGTTTCCCAGCAGATAGTGGGTGTTGCCCAGGTTTCCATAGGCCCTTCCCTGTGCAGCTCGGTCTCCAAGTTCTTTCACCAAACACAGATTCATCCTGCAGAGATGCCCACATACGGATTAAGTAAGCAGCAGCATAACGTATAAAGCAACTAAGAAGGATGTCTGACAAATGACAACTCATACATTATATTAAAGATAGAATGAAGTTTCCAAtaatattgttaaaatgttgaaaaaacagTGTTGATCAGTTTTATTGAAGGAACACTATCATGTGACTTGGGTTGTCCTATGTTACCCGTACAGCATTATGGGTAACATAGCACAAGACAAGTCACATGATGGCAGTATTTAAGTTATTCCATATGTTTGATATAATTAGATTAGTTATAACACAAAAAGCTTCTTGTTAATGTGATGGATATTCTCATAAACATGAGTACAAGGTATATCAAAGGCCAGATTATTCATATAATGCTGTGTTGCCTTGGGCTTTAAACAATGTCTAGATAATTGCTCTGTGAAATATGTATTTAGAGTAGATTTATATTGCCTTTATAATCCAGAAAGCACAAATTATTGATGCTTTCTTTAAGCCACAACAAGCTTTGCCCTCGTGTAGGCAAACAATATATAATAATGTGTATTCTGTATATATAATTTAAAGTTTTATGCAGTAATGTCACATTCTGTTCCGTTGTAAACTGAAACGTTTTATAATACAGTCTCACAACATCCCCGTTTTGGCGAATGAAAGCAGCAACATGATCTGCTGTTGATTTTCAGCATTATGAAGCAAGGACACTGTGACAACAAATGGAACAAATTACAGCTGCAAATTCAAGATAATGTTTCGAGTATGACTCAGTCAGGCTTGATCGAATACACTGGCAAAAAGCCACATCATGTCTAGTATACAGCTTGACAAGGACTGTAGTTGAAAAGAAAATGCAGCATAATCCAAGGCTGAATTATCAGCGGAATCTGCGTATTGTCTTTAAGTTAgcatttttcactctttttctcATCCATGTTTACTTTTACAAATCAGCAGATATGCCACGCAGGCACAGACGTGTTCAAAAAGAACAGAGGGCCTAATATTAACCACAGATGAGACAAAATAGGGCCAGAATAAATACCATAGGCCAGCTGAAACAGGTTTTCTGCGTGCAACTTTGAgagaataaaaggaaaacagcCTCAACAATATTGCATGTTCTCTATTAAATCCATAAAATCACAAAGGCCTGACTGCATTTTATGGTATTTCCCTGCTGTATccatgtaatgtgtgtgtgtgtgttcagtgttacaCAATACATACTCATAAAATCCAGTAGCCCTTTGCAGTGTGTCTCTGACATCAGGGGGGAGGTCTCCTGGTTCCTGTGAGCAGCCCCATAACTGCTGTTTGCCCTTTGCATGAAACACGTTCCCTATATTATACAAAGCTCTGGCCTCTCCAacctacaaacagaaacacagacagagaaaaggcTTGACAGAGGTACACAATGATTCTTTATTTGATATGTCTCAAACATTCTATCAACTGTTTTGTCTTTGTATTACAGCTTTTTGACTTGTAGGGAGATtctataaacaaaaacattaccTTGTCCCCTTGCTCTTGAGAGATATCCAGATGTCTTTGACAGCACACGACAGCCTCATCAAAGCGCCCCAACACTTTTAATGTGTTACCGAGGTTACCACTGGCTTTCCCTTCTCCAATTCTGTCTCCTATTGTTCTGAGAA harbors:
- the gpsm1b gene encoding G-protein-signaling modulator 1b isoform X2, producing MAQSASNGVEQDLASKRLHSRMEASCLELALEGERLCKAGDFKGGTAFFEAAVQVGTEDLKTLSAIYSQLGNAYFYLKEYGKALEYHKHDLTLARTIGDRIGEGKASGNLGNTLKVLGRFDEAVVCCQRHLDISQEQGDKVGEARALYNIGNVFHAKGKQQLWGCSQEPGDLPPDVRDTLQRATGFYEMNLCLVKELGDRAAQGRAYGNLGNTHYLLGNFVEAIKFHRQRLSIAKEFGDKAAERRAYSNLGNALIFLGQFSTATEHYRKTLQLSRQLRDQVMEAQACYSLGNTYTLLQQYERAIDYHLKHLYIAQELTDRVGEGRACWSLGNAYVSLGNHKQALHYSRKHLDISKEIGDRHGELTARMNVEQLMEALGVNESDLSPSSSEFEMQGARPKFTKRNSMESVELWKYSTDKNGDNQDMESIPRRPKSQLSQPGKRKGYPDSQSSDERLWLDSPLDTDDITLQVPPPVPLGRDPSDEDCFFDLLSKFQSSRMDDQRCDLDEPQNGDHGEGAANVMPSLNERIDAGITTSPQTEELFDLIASSQSRRLDDQRVNVGNLPGLRITSNNLGHLVGEGDHQEPSDDFFNMLIKCQSSRIDDQRCSPPEAGPHAPTVPDEDFFSLIQRVQAKRMDEQRVQLPEDQESPPSPEPDSPGGFSS
- the gpsm1b gene encoding G-protein-signaling modulator 1b isoform X4, which encodes MAQSASNGVEQDLASKRLHSRMEASCLELALEGERLCKAGDFKGGTAFFEAAVQVGTEDLKTLSAIYSQLGNAYFYLKEYGKALEYHKHDLTLARTIGDRIGEGKASGNLGNTLKVLGRFDEAVVCCQRHLDISQEQGDKVGEARALYNIGNVFHAKGKQQLWGCSQEPGDLPPDVRDTLQRATGFYEMNLCLVKELGDRAAQGRAYGNLGNTHYLLGNFVEAIKFHRQRLSIAKEFGDKAAERRAYSNLGNALIFLGQFSTATEHYRKTLQLSRQLRDQVMEAQACYSLGNTYTLLQQYERAIDYHLKHLYIAQELTDRVGEGRACWSLGNAYVSLGNHKQALHYSRKHLDISKEIGDRHGELTARMNVEQLMEALGVNESDLSPSSSEFEMQGARPKFTKRNSMESVELWKYSTDKNGDNQDMESIPRRPKSQLSQPGKRKGYPDSQSSDERLWLDSPLDTDDITLQVPPPVPLGRDPSDEDCFFDLLSKFQSSRMDDQRCDLDEPQNGDHGEDAGITTSPQTEELFDLIASSQSRRLDDQRVNVGNLPGLRITSNNLGHLVGEGDHQEPSDDFFNMLIKCQSSRIDDQRCSPPEAGPHAPTVPDEDFFSLIQRVQAKRMDEQRVQLPEDQESPPSPEPDSPGGFSS
- the gpsm1b gene encoding G-protein-signaling modulator 1b isoform X3, with amino-acid sequence MAQSASNGVEQDLASKRLHSRMEASCLELALEGERLCKAGDFKGGTAFFEAAVQVGTEDLKTLSAIYSQLGNAYFYLKEYGKALEYHKHDLTLARTIGDRIGEGKASGNLGNTLKVLGRFDEAVVCCQRHLDISQEQGDKVGEARALYNIGNVFHAKGKQQLWGCSQEPGDLPPDVRDTLQRATGFYEMNLCLVKELGDRAAQGRAYGNLGNTHYLLGNFVEAIKFHRQRLSIAKEFGDKAAERRAYSNLGNALIFLGQFSTATEHYRKTLQLSRQLRDQVMEAQACYSLGNTYTLLQQYERAIDYHLKHLYIAQELTDRVGEGRACWSLGNAYVSLGNHKQALHYSRKHLDISKEIGDRHGELTARMNVEQLMEALGVNESDLSPSSSEFEMQGARPKFTKRNSMESVELWKYSTDKNGDNQDMESIPRRPKSQLSQPGKRKGYPDSQSSDERLWLDSPLDTDDITLQVPPPVPKLGRDPSDEDCFFDLLSKFQSSRMDDQRCDLDEPQNGDHGEDAGITTSPQTEELFDLIASSQSRRLDDQRVNVGNLPGLRITSNNLGHLVGEGDHQEPSDDFFNMLIKCQSSRIDDQRCSPPEAGPHAPTVPDEDFFSLIQRVQAKRMDEQRVQLPEDQESPPSPEPDSPGGFSS
- the gpsm1b gene encoding G-protein-signaling modulator 1b isoform X1; this translates as MAQSASNGVEQDLASKRLHSRMEASCLELALEGERLCKAGDFKGGTAFFEAAVQVGTEDLKTLSAIYSQLGNAYFYLKEYGKALEYHKHDLTLARTIGDRIGEGKASGNLGNTLKVLGRFDEAVVCCQRHLDISQEQGDKVGEARALYNIGNVFHAKGKQQLWGCSQEPGDLPPDVRDTLQRATGFYEMNLCLVKELGDRAAQGRAYGNLGNTHYLLGNFVEAIKFHRQRLSIAKEFGDKAAERRAYSNLGNALIFLGQFSTATEHYRKTLQLSRQLRDQVMEAQACYSLGNTYTLLQQYERAIDYHLKHLYIAQELTDRVGEGRACWSLGNAYVSLGNHKQALHYSRKHLDISKEIGDRHGELTARMNVEQLMEALGVNESDLSPSSSEFEMQGARPKFTKRNSMESVELWKYSTDKNGDNQDMESIPRRPKSQLSQPGKRKGYPDSQSSDERLWLDSPLDTDDITLQVPPPVPKLGRDPSDEDCFFDLLSKFQSSRMDDQRCDLDEPQNGDHGEGAANVMPSLNERIDAGITTSPQTEELFDLIASSQSRRLDDQRVNVGNLPGLRITSNNLGHLVGEGDHQEPSDDFFNMLIKCQSSRIDDQRCSPPEAGPHAPTVPDEDFFSLIQRVQAKRMDEQRVQLPEDQESPPSPEPDSPGGFSS